The Bacteroidota bacterium genome includes a region encoding these proteins:
- a CDS encoding MoaD/ThiS family protein → MKVTIRFFASMQDAAGVPMLKVDVREGATTSDVLEEVYRQFPQLEKYRTSCRSALNQDYLTEVVPVSDGDELALIPPTSGG, encoded by the coding sequence GTGAAAGTAACCATCCGGTTTTTTGCCTCCATGCAGGATGCCGCCGGCGTTCCCATGCTGAAAGTGGATGTCAGAGAAGGCGCCACCACCTCGGATGTTCTGGAGGAGGTGTACCGGCAGTTCCCCCAGCTTGAAAAGTACCGGACCAGCTGCCGGTCTGCACTGAACCAGGATTATCTGACGGAGGTCGTACCTGTTTCTGATGGAGATGAACTGGCGCTCATTCCGCCAACCAGTGGCGGCTGA
- a CDS encoding branched-chain amino acid transaminase: protein MKPLTSIWMNGKQVPWHDAQIHVLSHVVHYGSSFFEGIRSYKTAKGKAVLALDAHMRRLIDSARIYRTEIPYNVEQLNRAAIETILANGLEACYIRPVVYRGFGELGVNPLQSPVDVAIAIWEWGAYLGQDSLTNGVDVMVSSWNRISGNTLPGIAKAGGGYMNAQLAKIDAVRLGYADAIMLDVHGMVSEASGANLFVVKDGVIYTPPVGSSILIGITRNLIIRLARDKGLTVIETEVPRGMLYTADELFFTGTAAEVCPIRSVDKVNVGTGTFPVTRSLQDAFFGIVKDGNDPYNMLTFF from the coding sequence ATGAAACCGCTTACCTCAATCTGGATGAACGGGAAACAGGTTCCCTGGCACGACGCACAAATCCATGTGCTTTCTCATGTGGTTCATTACGGCTCTTCTTTCTTTGAAGGAATCCGCAGCTATAAAACGGCAAAAGGGAAGGCGGTGCTTGCCCTTGATGCGCACATGCGCCGGCTTATCGACAGCGCACGGATTTACCGGACCGAGATCCCCTACAATGTGGAGCAGTTAAACCGGGCTGCCATCGAAACCATTCTGGCCAATGGCCTTGAAGCCTGCTATATCCGTCCGGTGGTGTACAGGGGCTTCGGTGAACTGGGCGTTAATCCGCTCCAGAGTCCGGTTGATGTGGCAATTGCTATCTGGGAATGGGGTGCCTACCTCGGGCAGGATTCCCTGACCAACGGTGTGGATGTGATGGTTTCATCCTGGAACCGGATTTCGGGGAACACCTTGCCGGGAATCGCCAAAGCAGGTGGCGGCTACATGAACGCACAGCTTGCAAAAATTGATGCCGTCCGGTTGGGGTATGCCGATGCGATCATGCTCGATGTTCATGGAATGGTGTCGGAAGCCTCGGGAGCCAACCTGTTTGTGGTTAAAGACGGTGTGATTTACACCCCGCCGGTCGGATCCTCGATTCTTATCGGAATAACCCGGAACCTGATCATCCGTCTGGCTCGTGATAAGGGATTGACGGTGATTGAGACGGAAGTGCCTCGCGGGATGCTTTATACCGCAGATGAATTGTTCTTTACCGGAACGGCTGCCGAAGTCTGTCCCATCCGCTCGGTGGATAAAGTCAATGTCGGAACCGGAACCTTCCCGGTGACCCGATCCCTTCAGGATGCCTTTTTCGGCATTGTAAAGGATGGAAACGATCCGTATAACATGCTGACCTTTTTCTGA
- the hutH gene encoding histidine ammonia-lyase, which yields MKTPSPLSIGERPLTLDDLEAFTRHQLQVDLSQKARKRIARSRETVEQIEGLNEPFYGINTGFGKLCQVQIPVDQLEKLQENLIVSHAVGVGDPVPVQVVRLMMLIKINSLALGYSGIRLETLERLMLFLNRGWIPVIPSQGSVGASGDLSPLAHLVLPLMGMGQVWVDGGTLPAQALLSLNGLEPIRLQSKEGLALINGTQLMSGYLAYVLMESRYLLRMADLLAAMSLEAYRGSIRPFDPRIHELRPHKGQIETASNIRSLMDRSEILKSHENCPKVQDPYSLRCVPQVHGASRHAIAHSVEILETEINSATDNPLIFDSATVISGGNFHGQPLALPIDYCAIALAELASISERRQYLLLEGPDGLPKLLMQDTGINSGFMIPQYTSASLVSENKVLAHPASVDSIPTSLGQEDHVSMGSVGALKLYRVLQNTETVLAIELLCAAQALDFRQPVRPGRGVEAAHKAIRQVVRHADSDRRFSDDIQASLALIRNRSVLLAVTAAGIRLV from the coding sequence ATGAAGACCCCTTCTCCTCTTTCCATCGGAGAGCGTCCGCTGACCCTGGACGACCTCGAGGCTTTTACCCGGCATCAGCTGCAGGTCGACCTGTCACAGAAAGCCCGGAAACGGATTGCCCGATCCCGCGAAACTGTTGAACAGATCGAGGGTCTGAACGAGCCCTTCTATGGGATCAATACTGGCTTTGGCAAGTTGTGTCAGGTTCAGATTCCGGTTGATCAGCTGGAAAAATTACAGGAAAACCTGATTGTTTCCCACGCGGTCGGGGTCGGAGACCCGGTTCCGGTTCAGGTGGTCCGGCTGATGATGCTGATCAAGATCAATTCTCTTGCACTTGGTTATTCGGGAATCCGCCTCGAGACCCTCGAGCGGCTGATGCTTTTTCTTAATCGGGGCTGGATTCCGGTCATACCCTCTCAGGGCTCGGTGGGAGCCAGCGGCGATCTGTCTCCGCTTGCTCATCTGGTTCTTCCGCTGATGGGAATGGGTCAGGTGTGGGTGGATGGAGGAACACTTCCTGCGCAGGCCCTGCTGTCGCTGAACGGTCTTGAGCCCATCCGGCTGCAATCAAAGGAAGGATTGGCGCTGATCAATGGCACCCAACTGATGTCTGGCTATCTGGCCTATGTCCTGATGGAATCCCGCTATCTGCTAAGGATGGCCGATCTGCTGGCTGCCATGTCTCTTGAGGCTTACCGGGGCAGCATCCGACCCTTTGATCCGCGTATTCATGAATTAAGACCGCACAAAGGTCAGATTGAAACGGCTTCAAATATCCGGTCATTGATGGATCGGTCCGAAATTCTGAAATCGCATGAAAACTGTCCGAAGGTTCAGGATCCGTATTCGCTGCGGTGTGTTCCGCAGGTACACGGTGCCAGCCGTCATGCCATTGCCCATTCGGTGGAAATCCTTGAAACGGAAATCAATTCGGCAACTGATAATCCGCTAATTTTTGATTCGGCCACGGTCATATCGGGTGGGAATTTTCACGGTCAGCCGCTGGCGTTGCCCATCGATTATTGTGCCATTGCCCTGGCCGAGCTTGCCAGTATTTCTGAGCGGCGGCAATATCTGCTGCTCGAAGGTCCCGACGGACTGCCGAAACTGCTGATGCAGGATACCGGAATTAACTCGGGTTTTATGATTCCTCAATACACCTCGGCTTCCCTCGTTTCAGAAAACAAGGTTCTGGCCCATCCGGCCTCGGTCGATTCCATTCCAACTTCGCTCGGGCAGGAGGACCATGTGTCAATGGGCAGTGTGGGTGCGCTGAAATTATACCGGGTGCTGCAGAATACCGAAACGGTACTGGCCATCGAATTGCTCTGTGCGGCGCAGGCCCTCGATTTCAGACAGCCGGTGCGGCCGGGACGAGGAGTGGAAGCCGCTCACAAGGCCATCCGTCAGGTGGTCAGACATGCTGACAGTGACCGCCGTTTTTCCGATGACATTCAAGCCAGTCTGGCTCTGATCAGAAACCGATCGGTCCTTCTGGCGGTAACGGCTGCCGGAATTCGTTTGGTCTGA
- a CDS encoding AAA family ATPase produces the protein MTATQTDTPLAASLPGRTEFLDLLSQTGLADTGIQSAAFVIIDIKGLGNLNLKYGSSTGDQAIEKVALWLINRKPKGTKLFRLAGDEFILYDHTGPDQVGELVQTITATPVEVGTGSDGKPVTVKLNAASAISRSAGEPLETVYFRARQLFSKSKKLRTPIVDTGGALPETYFFPMKSKIIRRQADLDLLNRQFRESLVSKGSILFIEGQAGIGKTKLISQFLSDVRENFDPTLLLGMAHHARIPPPHHLIRRALSRFLHQNQDRFYDLLNRLSGVDIREIYQIMPELDAERLTRMDFSTPGQHYDFALFDSLIRFLDLVAETGPLVIWFEDFHDADAGSWNFLRYLSGSIASKSIFILITAREIDFENPRYPQSMRELFYELRNQPSIRFHRLQPFTLEETAAFCHEFRFFRRLPPKGVEFIYQISKGNPLYIVELAKYLVASPRLIRKIEKGQTQEGFDIPTTIQDIVLGELSSLTREEMEFTRFLSVLGFEIHHDQIGWMSGRNEYHVQSLVDALKFKNVIADSATASHTGVYHFSHPMVRSVVYNAMSMKKRRGYHRQVADMLEKRTGSEKDISHLADHYYLAAEWDKSYRYALDCAVQAKQVYDYETAFLFFSRAREIAKIQRNDANFADMVQKEGEILQYLGRNDEAFKRLTKSAKLMEARGNQYGAAYNLLLMAQIHSYRAAYGDALNLLTRAKKLISGNVSLYGMLLGEECWIYRILGDYERSIRAGEEALDILLKSSPKRETGMVYSNLGEIFYRTGDLNKGDDLFRKRLDISRSIGDRESEALALYNLAKMRLESGRGSEAGGYLAEAWKIASEIGSPLVSARVLVQKAQFALESGDTAHAHHLVDEAFGLVDRSQFNYLRPQLYILRAQAYLIARDVSPADKQARSALSLASKSQIPEMEGIAWRVLADCQLAMKHDHDAVKSYEKAIAILSTLNHWQADLARRRRDAIG, from the coding sequence ATGACCGCTACCCAAACCGACACCCCACTGGCAGCCAGCCTGCCCGGCCGGACTGAATTTCTGGATCTGCTCAGCCAGACCGGACTGGCCGATACCGGCATTCAATCGGCTGCCTTTGTGATTATTGACATCAAGGGACTTGGAAACCTGAACCTGAAATACGGCTCTTCAACCGGCGACCAGGCCATTGAGAAGGTTGCCCTGTGGCTGATAAACCGGAAACCAAAGGGAACAAAACTGTTCCGGCTGGCTGGTGATGAGTTTATTCTGTATGATCATACCGGTCCCGACCAGGTCGGTGAATTGGTGCAGACCATCACCGCCACCCCGGTGGAAGTGGGTACCGGGTCCGATGGTAAACCGGTGACAGTGAAACTGAATGCCGCATCGGCCATTTCCCGCTCGGCGGGCGAACCCCTCGAAACCGTCTACTTCAGAGCCCGTCAGCTGTTCAGCAAATCGAAAAAACTGCGGACTCCGATTGTCGATACGGGCGGGGCCCTTCCCGAGACGTATTTTTTCCCGATGAAGAGCAAAATCATCCGCCGGCAGGCCGATCTGGATTTGCTGAACCGTCAGTTCAGGGAATCTCTGGTATCGAAGGGAAGCATTCTTTTCATTGAGGGACAGGCCGGAATTGGAAAGACCAAGCTGATCAGTCAGTTTCTGTCTGATGTCCGCGAAAACTTTGATCCAACCCTGTTGCTCGGAATGGCGCACCATGCCCGGATTCCGCCACCGCATCACCTGATCAGACGCGCCCTTTCCCGTTTTCTTCATCAGAACCAGGACCGGTTTTATGATCTTCTGAACCGGTTAAGCGGGGTTGACATCAGGGAAATCTATCAGATCATGCCCGAACTGGATGCCGAACGGCTTACCCGGATGGACTTCAGCACGCCCGGGCAGCATTATGACTTTGCTCTGTTTGACAGCCTGATCCGATTCCTCGATCTGGTTGCAGAAACGGGACCCCTCGTTATCTGGTTTGAGGATTTTCACGATGCCGATGCCGGAAGTTGGAATTTTCTTCGCTATCTGTCGGGAAGCATTGCTTCCAAATCCATTTTTATTCTGATCACGGCCCGTGAAATTGATTTCGAGAATCCGCGCTACCCTCAGTCCATGAGGGAATTGTTTTACGAACTCCGGAATCAGCCTTCCATCCGGTTTCACCGTCTTCAGCCGTTTACGCTTGAAGAAACGGCGGCCTTCTGTCATGAATTCCGGTTTTTCCGGCGCTTGCCACCAAAAGGGGTGGAGTTCATTTACCAGATTTCGAAGGGAAATCCGCTTTATATAGTGGAGTTGGCCAAGTATCTGGTAGCCAGTCCCAGACTGATCAGAAAAATTGAAAAAGGACAAACTCAGGAGGGGTTCGATATCCCCACCACCATTCAGGATATCGTATTGGGAGAACTCTCGAGTCTGACCAGAGAGGAAATGGAATTCACCCGTTTTCTTTCCGTGCTTGGGTTTGAAATTCACCATGACCAGATCGGCTGGATGTCCGGGCGGAATGAGTATCACGTCCAGTCGCTGGTTGATGCGCTGAAATTTAAAAATGTGATTGCAGATTCTGCCACTGCCTCACATACCGGTGTTTATCACTTCTCACACCCGATGGTCCGGTCGGTGGTGTATAATGCAATGAGCATGAAAAAGCGCCGGGGATATCACCGGCAGGTAGCCGACATGCTCGAGAAACGAACGGGAAGCGAGAAGGATATCTCCCATCTGGCCGATCATTACTATCTGGCTGCCGAGTGGGACAAGTCGTACCGGTATGCATTGGATTGCGCCGTTCAGGCCAAACAGGTTTACGATTACGAAACCGCCTTTCTCTTTTTCTCACGTGCGCGGGAAATTGCTAAAATTCAGCGGAATGATGCCAATTTCGCCGACATGGTACAGAAGGAAGGAGAGATTCTTCAGTATCTGGGCCGCAACGATGAAGCGTTCAAGCGGCTGACCAAATCGGCAAAACTGATGGAAGCCCGGGGAAATCAGTATGGTGCCGCTTATAACCTGCTGCTGATGGCGCAGATTCACAGCTACCGCGCAGCCTATGGCGATGCCCTGAATTTACTCACCCGTGCCAAAAAACTGATTTCCGGAAACGTATCGCTTTACGGCATGCTTCTGGGTGAAGAATGCTGGATCTATCGCATTCTGGGCGATTATGAGCGAAGCATCCGGGCAGGAGAAGAAGCCCTCGACATTCTTCTGAAATCATCACCCAAGCGTGAAACCGGAATGGTCTACAGCAATCTGGGTGAAATCTTCTACCGAACCGGTGACCTGAATAAGGGAGATGATCTTTTCAGAAAACGACTGGATATTTCCAGATCCATCGGTGACCGGGAATCGGAAGCATTGGCTCTGTACAACCTGGCTAAAATGAGGCTGGAATCCGGTCGTGGCTCCGAGGCAGGCGGCTATCTGGCAGAGGCATGGAAAATTGCATCCGAAATCGGAAGTCCGCTGGTCAGTGCCCGGGTTCTGGTTCAGAAGGCACAGTTTGCTCTCGAGAGTGGTGATACCGCACATGCTCACCATCTGGTCGATGAGGCATTTGGTCTGGTGGACCGGTCACAGTTCAATTATCTGCGTCCCCAGTTGTACATTCTGAGGGCCCAGGCTTACCTGATTGCGCGTGATGTGTCACCGGCCGATAAGCAAGCCCGGTCGGCACTCAGTCTGGCCTCGAAAAGTCAGATTCCCGAAATGGAAGGCATTGCCTGGCGGGTGCTGGCTGACTGTCAGCTGGCCATGAAACACGATCATGATGCAGTGAAAAGTTACGAAAAGGCCATTGCCATTTTATCTACATTGAATCACTGGCAGGCAGATCTGGCCCGCCGGCGACGCGATGCCATCGGGTGA
- the prfA gene encoding peptide chain release factor 1 — protein sequence MQRRLTDLELRRVKVTGMLTDPAVIGDQNRYRSLSRELRELDPVVGAWTRYQKAMQAVQDLQTMIRTETDREMRQLAQDELTGANETASRLEEELKTALIPRDKEDSHPAIVEIRAGTGGDEAGLFAADLFRMYTRYADRRGWKIDVVDIGYTGLNGLKEVVFGLDGDGVYGTMKFESGVHRVQRVPKTEASGRIHTSAATVAVLPEVDEVDIDINPADVRTDVFRASGSGGQNVNKVETAIRLTHIPTGLVVSCQDENSQIKNKEKAWKVLRARLYEQALAEQQARIAAERKSLVSTGDRSAKIRTYNFPQGRVTDHRIGLTLYSLQDFMDGHIDEMLNALKLQERTEKLQAELQG from the coding sequence ATGCAACGCCGGCTGACCGATCTGGAGCTCCGGCGCGTGAAAGTAACCGGCATGCTCACCGATCCGGCAGTGATCGGTGACCAGAATCGCTACCGGAGTCTCAGCCGCGAGCTCCGTGAACTTGATCCGGTGGTCGGGGCATGGACCCGGTACCAGAAAGCCATGCAGGCTGTTCAGGATCTTCAGACCATGATCCGTACCGAAACAGACCGTGAAATGCGTCAGTTGGCTCAGGATGAACTCACCGGCGCAAACGAAACGGCCAGCCGGCTCGAAGAAGAACTTAAAACCGCTTTGATTCCAAGGGATAAAGAGGATTCCCATCCTGCCATCGTGGAAATCCGGGCAGGAACCGGTGGCGATGAGGCGGGACTTTTTGCTGCGGATCTGTTCAGAATGTACACCCGCTATGCCGATCGTCGTGGTTGGAAAATCGATGTGGTTGATATTGGTTACACCGGATTGAATGGTTTAAAGGAAGTGGTTTTCGGTCTCGATGGAGACGGCGTTTACGGTACCATGAAATTTGAATCGGGCGTTCACCGCGTTCAGCGTGTGCCGAAAACCGAGGCCAGCGGGCGGATTCATACCTCTGCGGCCACCGTGGCGGTTCTTCCCGAAGTCGATGAAGTCGATATTGATATAAACCCGGCCGATGTGCGGACCGATGTGTTTCGTGCGAGCGGATCGGGAGGACAGAATGTAAATAAAGTTGAAACCGCCATCCGCCTTACCCATATTCCGACCGGACTGGTGGTTTCGTGCCAGGACGAAAATTCACAGATTAAGAACAAGGAAAAAGCCTGGAAAGTGCTGAGAGCAAGATTGTATGAGCAGGCTCTGGCCGAACAACAGGCACGGATTGCCGCCGAGCGGAAAAGTCTGGTATCCACCGGAGACCGCAGTGCAAAAATCCGCACCTATAATTTTCCTCAGGGACGGGTTACTGATCACCGGATTGGTCTGACCCTTTACTCACTGCAGGATTTTATGGATGGACACATTGATGAAATGCTCAACGCGCTGAAACTTCAGGAAAGAACTGAAAAACTGCAGGCGGAACTTCAGGGATAA
- a CDS encoding DUF1385 domain-containing protein: protein MDPQSVTVIQATSLTANDPQPVRLPYEYDPEKPLTVGGQAIIEGVMMRAPGAVAAAVRTPDGDILVRREPFVSLAERTRWGRIPVIRGAAGLFEMLVLGMKFLNWSADVAEGKATKADTGPAKTDWGAVATIAFSLVLAVALFFAGPLLLTSWLFSLDQQAVTFNLVSGGFRVTLLLLYMWGISLIPDVFRLFQYHGAEHKSIFAFEEQRSVSLGMAKGFPTLHPRCGTSFLLVVMLTSILAFAVIDTLLIWWLGSLSLPVRLASHLPFIPVIAGIAYEIIKFTARNTGTVWGRFLTLPGLWLQYITTKEPDDSQLEVALVALRSALGMEPYDLKTDTENAYTRRYRMKAAA, encoded by the coding sequence ATGGACCCTCAATCTGTTACGGTTATTCAGGCGACCAGCCTGACGGCCAATGATCCGCAACCCGTCCGGCTTCCCTATGAATATGATCCGGAGAAACCCTTAACGGTCGGTGGACAGGCCATTATTGAAGGCGTGATGATGCGTGCGCCCGGTGCCGTGGCTGCAGCAGTGCGGACACCCGACGGGGATATTCTGGTCCGGAGGGAACCGTTTGTCAGTCTGGCCGAGCGGACCCGATGGGGGCGTATTCCGGTGATCAGAGGGGCGGCGGGTCTGTTTGAAATGTTGGTTCTGGGCATGAAGTTCCTCAACTGGTCGGCCGATGTGGCCGAGGGAAAGGCCACGAAAGCCGATACTGGGCCGGCAAAGACCGACTGGGGAGCCGTGGCAACCATTGCATTTTCTCTGGTACTGGCGGTCGCCCTGTTTTTTGCGGGGCCGTTGCTTCTGACCTCGTGGTTGTTTTCGCTTGACCAGCAGGCCGTGACATTTAATCTCGTGAGCGGCGGATTCCGTGTGACGTTGCTTCTGCTGTATATGTGGGGCATTTCGCTGATTCCCGATGTGTTCAGGTTGTTTCAGTATCATGGGGCGGAACACAAATCCATTTTTGCCTTTGAAGAGCAGCGATCGGTGTCATTGGGAATGGCAAAGGGGTTTCCCACCCTGCACCCTCGTTGCGGAACCTCCTTTTTGCTGGTGGTGATGCTGACCAGTATTCTGGCCTTTGCAGTGATCGACACGCTGCTCATCTGGTGGCTTGGGTCGCTGAGTTTGCCTGTGCGCCTGGCCAGTCATCTGCCCTTTATTCCGGTCATTGCAGGTATCGCCTACGAAATCATCAAATTCACCGCCCGGAATACCGGCACCGTTTGGGGACGGTTTCTGACTTTACCGGGTTTGTGGCTGCAGTACATCACTACCAAGGAACCCGATGATTCACAACTGGAAGTGGCGCTGGTTGCGCTTCGGTCGGCCCTGGGAATGGAACCCTACGATCTGAAGACCGACACAGAAAACGCCTATACCCGCCGGTACCGGATGAAAGCGGCGGCCTGA
- a CDS encoding oligosaccharide flippase family protein, which yields MSGAVRRLAKESAVYGISTIGARFLNFLLTPFYTQLFLPADFGVVSTWFSLIAFLNILFQFGLPQGYLRFAADRSGSERSSLFVSLQLVLLMVSVSFSLVLLAGHGALLTLLEFPSESFKLLPWVLIILTLDALAMIPFNQLRLENRSLAFSLVKLMNVLINLTGNVIFLVGFKTGIEGVFYANALASLFTLAVTLWLTRDHLAGRLNLGWKELWPVLVFSVPLIPTGFGTMFNEVADRLFIQNLSQETIRNWSGPVSLTNQDLVGYYSAGHKLGLFMFLIVQMFSMAWTPFFLQESKKPTFGESLSGLFRVLLIGLLVSGFLLAFFMDDVLVVSIAGYHLIPPAYWSGLVVVPWVVLAYVFNGIYVFFSYGLFLEKRSGAILIIMVSGVIITLAGNLFLLPVAGIAGSAATVFLCYLVMALMMAWMSLKTRPFSIGTGFLFRTALVMVPAWFMVFFHYHGTPLTLWLKVLISLVVIGLIFIFKLWTLNLLRLFRRPA from the coding sequence ATGAGCGGAGCCGTCCGCCGGCTTGCAAAGGAATCGGCTGTCTACGGAATCAGTACCATTGGTGCCCGGTTTCTTAATTTTCTGCTGACGCCATTTTACACCCAGCTGTTCCTTCCTGCCGATTTTGGGGTGGTGAGCACCTGGTTTTCGCTGATTGCCTTCTTGAATATTCTCTTTCAGTTCGGACTGCCCCAGGGATATCTGCGCTTTGCCGCGGACCGGAGTGGCAGCGAACGATCCTCCCTGTTTGTTTCTCTTCAGTTGGTTCTGCTGATGGTCTCGGTTTCCTTCAGTCTGGTGCTGCTGGCGGGTCACGGGGCACTGCTGACGCTGCTGGAATTTCCGTCAGAGTCCTTCAAACTGCTTCCCTGGGTTCTCATCATCCTTACCCTGGATGCACTGGCCATGATTCCCTTTAACCAATTGCGTCTGGAAAACCGGAGTCTGGCCTTCTCTCTGGTCAAGCTGATGAATGTGCTTATAAACCTGACCGGAAATGTGATTTTCCTTGTCGGATTTAAAACGGGCATTGAAGGTGTGTTTTATGCCAATGCTCTGGCCTCGTTATTTACGCTTGCGGTGACCCTTTGGCTGACGAGGGATCATCTGGCCGGCCGTCTGAATCTGGGATGGAAAGAATTGTGGCCGGTGCTGGTTTTTTCGGTCCCGCTCATTCCAACCGGCTTCGGTACCATGTTTAACGAAGTGGCAGACCGATTGTTTATTCAGAATCTGAGTCAGGAAACCATCCGGAATTGGTCTGGTCCCGTTTCATTGACGAATCAGGATCTGGTCGGATACTATTCGGCTGGTCATAAACTGGGATTGTTCATGTTTCTGATTGTCCAGATGTTCAGCATGGCCTGGACGCCATTCTTCCTGCAGGAAAGCAAAAAGCCCACCTTTGGTGAGTCCTTGTCGGGATTGTTCAGGGTATTGCTCATCGGGTTGCTTGTTTCCGGATTTCTTCTGGCGTTTTTTATGGATGATGTGCTGGTGGTTTCCATTGCCGGCTACCATCTGATTCCCCCGGCCTACTGGTCGGGTCTGGTTGTGGTTCCCTGGGTGGTTCTGGCCTATGTTTTTAATGGGATTTACGTGTTTTTTTCCTATGGATTGTTTCTTGAAAAACGATCGGGGGCCATCCTGATCATCATGGTATCCGGGGTAATCATCACCCTTGCCGGGAACCTGTTTCTGTTGCCGGTGGCCGGAATAGCCGGGTCGGCTGCCACGGTGTTTCTCTGCTATCTGGTTATGGCACTGATGATGGCATGGATGTCACTGAAAACCCGACCATTCAGCATTGGAACCGGCTTTCTGTTCCGCACGGCTCTGGTCATGGTTCCTGCCTGGTTTATGGTGTTTTTCCACTATCATGGCACGCCGCTTACCCTTTGGCTGAAAGTCCTGATTTCATTGGTAGTCATCGGATTAATCTTTATTTTCAAATTATGGACCCTCAATCTGTTACGGTTATTCAGGCGACCAGCCTGA
- the aroQ gene encoding type II 3-dehydroquinate dehydratase gives MKKKLFVINGPNLNLLGEREPGIYGSQTLKQINDEIRQAFPEIDFIFVQSNHEGDLVDAIHQAFQKEADGLVINAGAYTHTSIAIRDAISAVKIPAIEVHLSNVFARESFRHTSLLSPVCMGAISGFGARSYHLAVRVFADERPQ, from the coding sequence ATGAAAAAGAAACTTTTTGTGATCAACGGGCCCAACCTGAACCTGCTGGGTGAACGGGAGCCCGGAATTTATGGTTCCCAGACGCTGAAACAGATCAATGATGAAATCAGACAGGCGTTTCCCGAGATTGACTTTATTTTTGTTCAGAGTAACCATGAGGGTGATCTGGTCGATGCCATTCATCAGGCATTCCAGAAGGAAGCCGATGGGCTGGTAATCAATGCCGGCGCCTATACCCATACCTCCATTGCCATCCGCGATGCCATCAGTGCCGTGAAAATCCCTGCCATCGAGGTACACCTGAGCAATGTGTTTGCACGTGAATCTTTCCGTCATACTTCCCTGCTCAGTCCGGTATGCATGGGAGCCATTTCCGGATTCGGTGCACGCAGTTACCATCTGGCTGTCCGGGTATTTGCAGACGAAAGGCCGCAATGA